TAGACTCGAATAAGCTTTGATGCCCAAATAATCAAAAGAGTAATATTTGtgattgaccaaacaatagaaAACACCCTTTTTGTTGTGaaacattgaaaaatatatcttgTTTCCTAGTCCCGGTGCAATACATGGTTTCAAGCACGATCCTACCGAGCTAACAAACAGtgttttattattatctaaACTTGTTATTTTTTCCCTCTCCAACACTTCTCCGTTCATTTTGTATCTCCAAACCTCTACTTTCCCTTCATGGTGAGATAGAAATACAACTAACATTCCTTCGTTGTCGACATCTTTTGCCGTGTAAACATATTGGATTGGATTTAGTCTTCTACGCGGAAAGGGTTTCCCATAAAATTTCCAACTAGGAATTGAGTTTTCGTTGATGGTCAGTATTCCCAAAGTTCCTTTATCTCCCAATACATagacaatattatttttgaaaaatattggaCTATTGCATGCCGATAAACAAAAACATTTATATCTATCTGCTGGATCGTCTAAGTTATGATACGTCCAATTAGTCTCTCCAACTTTGATGATGTATACGTCTGGGGGATTACCAGCGTAATCAATACCAACAACAAAACAAGCAGACGATGAGTCTGGAGGACACGAAAATGTCCAAGAAGGGCAAATATTATCATACGGTAGATCAGGAAGCTCAATTATGTCATTGCTAACAGGATTGAAAAAGAACATGCCACGGCTACCATTACTTAAGAGTAACCAATTACCTTTTGAACTACGAATTCGGGAATCCATTAATTTTGGGTTTGGGATAGAAGTAGTCGTCATGACATTGTACACAGGATGAAAGAATTCAATAATTCCGGAATCTCCACGCAATGTGATCAAACAAGGCGATTTTTCTGATTGGGCAGGACGATGTGGAGGTGTCAAAGGTGCGTCGCGCCATCGTTTACAAACGgcacgaaaaataaaatattctgcAGCAATCAGACGTGATGATATTAAACCGAGTATATCTAATGGAATACAATCTGACCACAATGCATCCTCCATTAGAAGAATTTTTGTTGACAAAATTATGTACCGTGTTATGAGATCTCCTGTTTTATTACCCTATTTATAAACTAGAATAAGAATTGGGacaataaattaattacttGCCAACTCCTTTTCCTTAACAAACTAGAATAAGAATTGGgacaataatattattattttaatatatgtcaaaagtgatttatttttttttttggaaaaatcagcggaaagaataatttaaatacaaatataaatgacAATGTTTTAATTTATGGAAATCCCAATTATATTTTCTAGGAAgtaaaggaaaacaaatttcGTTATCCTAGACCTATTCTAACCCCTTTTCCTTGTAGTATTTGAACTCATTTAATCATATTGTTAATAGGagtatttaatttaaagaatattaattTAACAAAACATAACAGTTTTGAActaatattcttttaatttagccacaagttaaattaatatttgtttttagatcctgaaaaacaataaaattttgaactCATTTTTCTGCGTAACAACAGCCTTGGCTTGTTGCTTGTTATTTGTCAAGCAAACCTTTTTAGTGTTTCAGATAATTGATACTGATAATATATgagacataattttttaaagcgAATTTAGTGGatttttattactaataaacattttattagtaataaacataaaaaaaaattctcactAGAATAAGTACGAGCAAGCGAGGTTGTATCTTACCTTACCAAAAATCCTAATGATAGTTTATCACTTCTTGGCTTTATTGGATCTTGTTAAAGTTATTGACACTGTCATATGATTCTGTTTCGCCATTTATAACGGTAGATGCCTTGAAACAAACTCCTCAGTAACTTTACCATCCCAATTATGCTTTCTTCCATGCTTAGTTTTGTTGTTTCCTAGGAGAAATATCAACATTCATAGCTGCATTTGCAAAACAATAATCCAGCATttcatcttcctcttcctcaGAGATATCCTCATCATCTAGGTTACGAAATTTATTTGGGGACAAAGTACTACAACCACCAACTTGTAGTTGTTTGTTAGTGTTAATAGGTGTAATAGAAGCCAATTTTTCAATATTAGAACTCACCAAATGATCACTTAAGATTGCAACCACATTTATTGATGATGACATGTTCTTCCTCTTCATCTGCTATATCTTTTCACCTCAGAGTATTTTTCGCACCTTGTTGTTTTTCAGAAATAACTAATTCATTTGTAGGGTTAACTTGATATGAATTGATCTCATGCACAATAATATTCG
The nucleotide sequence above comes from Solanum pennellii chromosome 9, SPENNV200. Encoded proteins:
- the LOC114073959 gene encoding F-box protein At4g00893-like, whose protein sequence is MEDALWSDCIPLDILGLISSRLIAAEYFIFRAVCKRWRDAPLTPPHRPAQSEKSPCLITLRGDSGIIEFFHPVYNVMTTTSIPNPKLMDSRIRSSKGNWLLLSNGSRGMFFFNPVSNDIIELPDLPYDNICPSWTFSCPPDSSSACFVVGIDYAGNPPDVYIIKVGETNWTYHNLDDPADRYKCFCLSACNSPIFFKNNIVYVLGDKGTLGILTINENSIPSWKFYGKPFPRRRLNPIQYVYTAKDVDNEGMLVVFLSHHEGKVEVWRYKMNGEVLEREKITSLDNNKTLFVSSVGSCLKPCIAPGLGNKIYFSMFHNKKGVFYCLVNHKYYSFDYLGIKAYSSLYIFNLFRPTSCIWIDD